The window CCGATTCCAGCGTGCAATCCACACCGGCCAGCCGCCCCCCGAGCACCAGTCCCTTCGCTTCCAGCCTCACGCCAGGCCCCTCCTCATGCGCAGCAGCAGCCAGAGGAAGAAGGGTCCGCCGAGCAGGCTTAGCGCAATGCCGAGGCGCAGTTCGGTCACCAAAGGCAGGACGCGCACCACGCTATCGGCGACCAGCACCAGCAGCGCGCCTGCAAATGCACTCGGCAGGATGAGCTGGGATGGCCTGCGGTCGGTCAAGGGGCGCACGAGATGCGGCACGATCAGTCCGACGAAGCCGATGATGCCTGCCACCGCTACGCCCGCTCCCACGGTCAGCGCGATGCCGAGGATTAGGAGCCACAGCAGGCGAGCGGGTTCTACCCCGAGCGAGCGAGCTACCGGCTCTCCCAGCGTCAAGGCATCGAGCGATGCACCTGCACGCCACAACAACGCCACGCCCAGCGCGACGAGCGGCGCGGCAATCCACACCTCGCGCCAGCTGCGGTCTGTCAGCGCGCCGTTCAGCCACAGGACGATCTCGCTCATGGCAAAGGCATTGGGGGCCATCGAAATCGCGAGCGCGGTCAACGCGCCTGCAAGGCTGGCGACCATCAGGCCGGCCAGCGTGAACAGGGCGATCCCACCCGTGCGCCCGGCGATGAGCGCAAGCAGGCCCATCGCTCCGCCTGCCCCGACCAGCGCGAATACGGGCAGCAACCAAGCGCTCGCCGCATAGCCGAAGAACAGCGCCGTCACTGCGCCCAGCGCCGCGCCTGGCGCAATGCCGAACAACCCCGGATCGGCGAGCGGGTTGCGCAAATAGCCCTGCATCGCCGCCCCTGCCGCTCCCAGCCCCGCACCGACGACGACCGCCAGCACGGCGCGCGGCAGGCGCAGTTCTCCAAGGATGAGCCATGCATTGGGCGTGCTCGCCGGATCGATCCAGACGCGACCCGCCAGCAGCGACAGCGGCACTGCAAGCGTCAATAGCGCGGCAAAAATCAGGACAGCGCGGTTCACTGCGCGCCCTTGCGGATATTCGCGAGCCGTTCGGCCGCGCGGACAATAGTCGGACCGCCGCAATAGATGAGGCGCGTGTCGAAGGCTTCGCGGCGCATTTGCGGGAGGCGCGAGAGCAACGGGTGGCGCTGGCCCGTCTCGCCGCCCGCTACGAGCAGGACTTCGGGCGGATCGGCAACCACCTGCTCCAGCGAAAGGTAGTCGGCCTGCGCCATGCCGCGACTTGCCGAGTAGCTGGCAAAGCCCGTCCGGTGCAGCAGGTCGCTCACCAGCGAGCTTTCGCCCGGCACGATCCCGCCGGGCTGCCACAGGGCAGTTTCTACCGGAGCGCCCGTCGTGGCGGCAGCCTGCAAGGCCGCTTCCATCCTTACCACCAGCGCCTCGCCGGCGGCGACATTGCCCGCAAGCTCTGCCAGCTCGCGGACCTGCTCTGCGCTGTCCTCTACCGTCGATGCGGCGCCGAAGGTCGCGACTTCGAGCCCGAGGTCTTCCAGCGCGGCGCGGGTGGCGGGATCGATGAAAGTGCTGGCGACCACCAGATCGGGGTCGAGTGCCAGCACCTCCTCGACCGTTCCGCCTGTCGCGAGGTAACGGGCAGCGTCCTGCGGCTCCATCGAACTGGCGCGGGGGTCCTTGCTGTAATGCGAGATCGCCAGCAGCTGTCCGGGTGCCGTGACCTCGGCAAGGATGGCGTCGGTGCAGGGATTTAGGCTGACGATGGTCGGCCGCGCATCGCCCTGCGGCGCGCGGGCCTCTGCTCCCGCGCAGGACGCGAGAACCAGGGCCAGCGCGGGCAGGAGCGGCTTCACATCCGCGCCCTCACCCCGACGAAACCGCCGCGACCGGGCGTGTTGTAGCCCGCCACGGTGCGATAGTCGGCGTCGAAGGCGTTCTCCACCCTCCCGAAGAGCTCCAGGTGCTCGCCGATATCGAAGGCGGCGCGAAGGTCCAGCACCTCATATCCGTCCAGCCGGACCGTATTGAAGGCATTGTCGAAGCTCGCGCCCGAAATGCGCAGGTCCGCGCCCAGCCTGAGGCCGAAATCGCTCTCCCAATCGGCGAAGATGGTGCCGAAATGCTGGGGCCGGCGCGCAAGGTCGAGGCCGGTATCGCGGTCCTCGGCATCGACGAAGGCGTAGGCACCGGACAGGCGCAGCGTGCCGGTGATGTCCACGCCCGCTTCTGCCTCGATGCCTTGTGCGCGCGCACGGGCGGTGTTCTCGTAACCGGCAGGGAAGTTGAAGCCGATCAGATTGTCGCTGTCTCGGCGGAAGGCGGTCAGTGCTAGGTGAAGCCCGCTGTCGCGCCGGCCATGCTCGATACCGAGGTCAAGGCTGGTGCTTTCCTCCGGTTCGAGATCCGCATTCCCGTAGAACGACAGCAGCTGGTAGAGCGTGGGCGCCTTGAACCCTTCGCCGATGCTCGCCCGCACGCGCCAGCTATTGCCGAGGCTGTAGCTCACATCGCCGCCGAAGCTGGTCGCGCTGCCGAACTGCTCGTGATCGTCGAGCCGCGCTCCGGCATGGATCGCAAAGTCGCCCATCACCCAGCCGAGCTGTGCATAGGCGCCGGTAATCTCGGTTTCGGCACGCGGGTCGAAATTGGTTTCGAAGGCGGTCCACTCGCGCTCGCCGCCGAACGCTAGGCTGAGGCCGCCGATGAGGCGGTATTCTCCGCGCAGCTGGATCCGGTCGGACGTCCCTTCGCTGCCGAAAGTGAGCGCGCCCGTCTCGTCGAGATTGTCGCGCTTCGTCTCCGATCGGCTGAAGGCCGCGCGCAAGGTCAGGTCGTTGCCGTAATAGGCTAGGCCCAGATCGCCCCACAGGCGCTGCGTCTCCTGCGTTTCCGCCGTGTCGGCAAAGGCGTAGTCGGGCGGCGGGAAACCGTCGATGTCGAGCGTGCCTTCGCTCCAGTTCACATGACTGAACAGCGACAGGTTGTGGGTCAGGTCCACGAAAGCCGTCCCGCTGATGGCGAACTGCTCGAAACCGTCGGCTTCGCTGCCTGTGTCGGCGGTGGAAAAGCCGTCGGTGCTGAGCCACGATCCGGTGAGGCCGAGGTAGCCGAAGTCCTCGTCCACGCCTGCCGCAAGGTTCGCGGTCAGGGTGTCGCGCGCTCCATATTCGAACGTGCCGACCATGCCGGTTTCCGCGCGGGTCGAGATATCGACCACCCCGCCGATCGCCTCGCTGCCCCAGATCGTACTGTTGGAGCCGCGCAGGATGTCGAACTTCCCCGCCATGCCTGAAAGCTGGTTGCCGAAGTCGAACCCGCCGCCCGGTGCCGCCGGATCGGCCACGCGCACGCCGTCGACAAGGACCAGCAACTGGTCCGCGCTGGCCCCGCGAATGTTCACGCCGGTGAAGCCGCCGATGCCGCCATTGCGCGAGAGCGACAGGCCGGGCGTGCGCTGGAGCACGCGGGTCACGTCCGCGCCCTGCACGCTCTCGATCTCGTCACGGCCGATGACGGTCACCGCCTGGCCGGTATTCTGGACATTGGTGCCGAGCCCGTTGGCCGTCACCGTGACCAGCGGAACGCGGTAGTCGGCAATGACGATCTGCTCGGACTGCGGCGCGCCTTCGGCGGTCTGCTGCTGCCCTTGCGCGGCATCCTGCTGCGCGATGATTTCGGCCAGCGCTTCTTCGCTAGCGGATTGCGCGTGAGCGGACACCGGAATGGCGGATACGGAAAGTAAGAACAGGTATTTATGCACAATAGCTCCCATCATGAACGAACTGCCGCCCATGACGGGAGCGCGCAGGATTGCCCGCTTCCCCGCTTGCCATCGGTACACCCCGCCCGCGGCCGAACGACTGGTAGAGGCAGGTCTCCTGGCTCGCCGGATCTCCGCTTTCCCGCCGCCTTCCCACCCTTTCGAGCAGTGGCATCTGGCGGGATCGCTCCCCGGTAACAGTTGCGGGGGCAGCCGGGGGCTATGCACCCCGTTCCCTCTTAGGTCCGGTCTCCCGGACAACCCTTACCAATGGCGCGCTCATTAGACCCATCTCGCAGGTGCGGCAAGGGGACAGCCATTAACCTTTCCCCGCTATGCAAAGCTGCGATATGAAGCACTTCATGCCGGACAGAGGTGAACAAGGGTCGAGCAGGCGCGCCATGCGTGAAGCGCGCGCGGCTGCTCGTCGCGAGCTTGCCAAGCGCGCCGGTGTGCTCGCGCTGGCCGTGGCAGTGCCGACGGCCGCGGCGCAAGGAGCCTGGCCCGGCTTCGCCATCGCCATGGGCATCGACGAAAGCGCACGGTACGTAGAGCCGATGCCGTTCGAAATCGCCGGGCAAAGCTTTCCCGGGTCGGCCTTCTACTATCTCGACCAGCCGCCGCAGCCCGTGTTCGACATCGACGAACTGCGCGTGGCCGAAGGCACGCTGGATGCCGAAAAGCTGACCGAAAAATTCGGCGCGGGCGCAACGGCACGCGCCTTCATGAGTGCGGGCACCGGCATCGACAAGGCACGCGCGCTCAAATGCCTGTCGATGGCAGTCTATTACGAAGCGGCGAGCGAGAGCCAGTCAGGCCAGGAGGCCGTGGCGCAGGTCGTGCTCAACCGCGTGGCGCATCCCGCATACCCATCCAGTATCTGTGGCGTCGTGTTCCAGGGATCGGAGCGCAAGACCGGTTGCCAGTTCACCTTCACCTGTGACGGCTCGCTCAACCGCCAGCCTTCGCGGGCCGGCTGGGCACGGGCGCAGTCAGTCGCGCTGGCGGCATTGTCGGGCAACGTATTCGCCCCCATCGGCCTCGCCACGCATTACCATACGCACGCGGTGAACCCGTATTGGGCCAGCAGCCTCGACCTCATCGGATCGATCGGGGCGCATCGCTTCTACCGGTGGAAAGGCAATGCCGGGCGCGCCGCGGCCTTCACCAATGCCTATGCCGGGCGCGAACCGCTCGCCCTGCCCAACCCGCGTGAAGCTTCACCGCTTCCCGCGTCGGCAGGAGCGGGGACGACCGACCTGTTCTCGCCCTTGCCGGAAACGGGTGCACCCCAGGTCGCCGAACCTAGGGCATCGACCGAGGCGCCGCGCGGCGGCAATGCGCCGCTGCAATCGGGCGACGTGAAGCCCGAATTCCGCAACAGCGGGCGCTGGATCCGCGAACCCGGTGCAGCCAAGCCGGCTACGGAATAGCCGTTTAACCCAATCATAAGCATGCTGCGGAACCGATGCTTAGCGCGTGCGCGCTAAAGCAATCCTCAGCCGGACCGCGACGACAGATCGCGGCTTTACTGAAGGATCGTGTTGATGCCTGTTCATTTCGCCGCCGCGCGCTGCACCCTGCGTTCCCACGTAGCGCGGGTGCTGGGACCCCTGAAACCCGGCGCGGCGGCGAATGATAATGCAGGCCCGGCGGCAACGCCCTTCGTGTTCGACGAGGCCCTGCGCGAAACACTCATGCATTTCGCCCGCCACGGCCTTGCCGCTGTCAGCGAGGCGCGCAAGCTCGCCGAACGGGCGCATAACGACGGGGACGACGATGCCTTTGCGCGCTGGAACGGCATTTTCCGCACCCTCGACCAGCGCCAGGCGAGCGCGTTCGAGCGGCAGCTGATCCTCGATAACCAGCCGCTCATCGGCTGACGTTTTGCCCGAGCTGAAGTCCCGGGCTTTCCAGCGATTTAAGCACCGATTGCGCGGAACCGGCGCAGGGGGCAGCCATTGCCCTCTTGAAGCACGGCCGAAACATCTTATTGCTACTGCGAACCAGTTGCAAAGATAGTTTGCCCATGCGACCTTTTGCCGGTTGCATTCCTATCCGCCGAGGCCTAGGCCGCCCTCGAACTCCGGGCGTACGCACCGTCGCGGGACACGCGTGCGCGCCATTCGGATCGATGCAGACCGTCCCGCGCGTTTGGAAGGATTTCCCCGCATGGCCCAGAGCGCCCGTCGCAAGAAGATCGCCCTTATCGGTTCCGGCATGATCGGCGGCACCCTCGCCCATCTCGCCGCGAAGAAGGAAATGGGCGACATCGTCCTGTTCGACATCGCCGAAGGCATGCCGCAGGGCAAGGCGCTCGACCTGTCGCAGTGCGGCCCGATCGAAGGTTTCGACGCCAAGATCACCGGCACCAACGACTATGCCGATATCGCCGGTGCAGACGTGGTCATCGTGACCGCCGGCGTGCCGCGCAAGCCCGGCATGAGCCGTGACGACCTGCTCGGCATCAACCTCAAGGTGATGAAGTCGGTCGGCGAAGGCATCAAGGCCAACTGCCCCGACGCTTTCGTCATCTGCATCACCAACCCGCTCGACGCGATGGTCTGGGCGCTGCGCGAAT of the Qipengyuania gaetbuli genome contains:
- a CDS encoding ABC transporter substrate-binding protein; its protein translation is MKPLLPALALVLASCAGAEARAPQGDARPTIVSLNPCTDAILAEVTAPGQLLAISHYSKDPRASSMEPQDAARYLATGGTVEEVLALDPDLVVASTFIDPATRAALEDLGLEVATFGAASTVEDSAEQVRELAELAGNVAAGEALVVRMEAALQAAATTGAPVETALWQPGGIVPGESSLVSDLLHRTGFASYSASRGMAQADYLSLEQVVADPPEVLLVAGGETGQRHPLLSRLPQMRREAFDTRLIYCGGPTIVRAAERLANIRKGAQ
- a CDS encoding FecCD family ABC transporter permease codes for the protein MNRAVLIFAALLTLAVPLSLLAGRVWIDPASTPNAWLILGELRLPRAVLAVVVGAGLGAAGAAMQGYLRNPLADPGLFGIAPGAALGAVTALFFGYAASAWLLPVFALVGAGGAMGLLALIAGRTGGIALFTLAGLMVASLAGALTALAISMAPNAFAMSEIVLWLNGALTDRSWREVWIAAPLVALGVALLWRAGASLDALTLGEPVARSLGVEPARLLWLLILGIALTVGAGVAVAGIIGFVGLIVPHLVRPLTDRRPSQLILPSAFAGALLVLVADSVVRVLPLVTELRLGIALSLLGGPFFLWLLLRMRRGLA
- a CDS encoding TonB-dependent receptor plug domain-containing protein, with product MMGAIVHKYLFLLSVSAIPVSAHAQSASEEALAEIIAQQDAAQGQQQTAEGAPQSEQIVIADYRVPLVTVTANGLGTNVQNTGQAVTVIGRDEIESVQGADVTRVLQRTPGLSLSRNGGIGGFTGVNIRGASADQLLVLVDGVRVADPAAPGGGFDFGNQLSGMAGKFDILRGSNSTIWGSEAIGGVVDISTRAETGMVGTFEYGARDTLTANLAAGVDEDFGYLGLTGSWLSTDGFSTADTGSEADGFEQFAISGTAFVDLTHNLSLFSHVNWSEGTLDIDGFPPPDYAFADTAETQETQRLWGDLGLAYYGNDLTLRAAFSRSETKRDNLDETGALTFGSEGTSDRIQLRGEYRLIGGLSLAFGGEREWTAFETNFDPRAETEITGAYAQLGWVMGDFAIHAGARLDDHEQFGSATSFGGDVSYSLGNSWRVRASIGEGFKAPTLYQLLSFYGNADLEPEESTSLDLGIEHGRRDSGLHLALTAFRRDSDNLIGFNFPAGYENTARARAQGIEAEAGVDITGTLRLSGAYAFVDAEDRDTGLDLARRPQHFGTIFADWESDFGLRLGADLRISGASFDNAFNTVRLDGYEVLDLRAAFDIGEHLELFGRVENAFDADYRTVAGYNTPGRGGFVGVRARM
- a CDS encoding cell wall hydrolase, which encodes MREARAAARRELAKRAGVLALAVAVPTAAAQGAWPGFAIAMGIDESARYVEPMPFEIAGQSFPGSAFYYLDQPPQPVFDIDELRVAEGTLDAEKLTEKFGAGATARAFMSAGTGIDKARALKCLSMAVYYEAASESQSGQEAVAQVVLNRVAHPAYPSSICGVVFQGSERKTGCQFTFTCDGSLNRQPSRAGWARAQSVALAALSGNVFAPIGLATHYHTHAVNPYWASSLDLIGSIGAHRFYRWKGNAGRAAAFTNAYAGREPLALPNPREASPLPASAGAGTTDLFSPLPETGAPQVAEPRASTEAPRGGNAPLQSGDVKPEFRNSGRWIREPGAAKPATE